Proteins from one Fischerella sp. PCC 9605 genomic window:
- a CDS encoding isochorismatase, with protein sequence MNAQTTTQLPIPPHFNPETVGAVWRVPYQQRAPEAQAWAKKHDIKPASEDKTRICLLLIDVQNTFCIPEFELFVGGKSGMGAVDDNARLCEFIYRNLAVITKIVPTLDTHTAMQIFHPIFWVNAAGEHPIPAATNIIPADIEKGIWKVNSGVAFSLGCDYEFLEKHAYHYVKQLTQDGKYPLTVWPYHSMLGGIGHALVSAVEEAVFFHCIARNSQTQFEIKGNHPLTENYSVLRPEVLEGFDRRPIAQKNTSLIQQLLDFDAVIIAGQAKSHCVAWTVDDLLTEIRQIDINLAKKVYLLEDCTSPVVVPGVVDYTEAADTAFERFADAGMKIVKSTQEISFF encoded by the coding sequence ATGAATGCCCAAACAACAACCCAACTACCCATCCCCCCCCACTTTAACCCCGAAACAGTCGGCGCAGTTTGGCGCGTCCCTTATCAACAACGCGCCCCAGAAGCACAAGCATGGGCAAAAAAACACGACATCAAACCCGCATCTGAAGACAAAACTCGCATTTGCCTACTTCTCATCGATGTTCAAAACACCTTCTGCATCCCCGAATTTGAATTATTTGTAGGTGGAAAATCTGGTATGGGTGCAGTTGATGATAATGCGCGACTGTGTGAATTTATCTATCGCAACTTGGCAGTAATTACAAAGATTGTACCCACGCTGGACACCCACACAGCAATGCAAATTTTCCATCCCATTTTCTGGGTTAATGCCGCTGGTGAACATCCTATACCCGCTGCAACAAACATCATTCCAGCAGACATTGAAAAAGGAATTTGGAAAGTCAACTCTGGTGTTGCTTTCAGTTTGGGATGCGATTATGAATTTCTAGAAAAACATGCCTATCACTACGTTAAACAACTAACTCAAGACGGCAAATATCCGCTGACAGTTTGGCCTTATCATTCTATGTTGGGTGGTATCGGTCATGCTTTAGTTTCTGCGGTGGAGGAAGCGGTCTTTTTCCACTGTATTGCACGTAATAGTCAAACTCAATTTGAAATTAAGGGTAATCATCCACTCACGGAAAACTATTCTGTTTTACGTCCAGAAGTTTTGGAAGGTTTTGATCGTCGCCCTATTGCTCAAAAGAATACAAGCTTGATTCAGCAGTTATTAGACTTTGATGCTGTTATCATAGCTGGACAAGCGAAAAGTCATTGTGTTGCCTGGACAGTCGATGATTTGTTAACAGAAATTCGGCAGATAGATATTAATTTGGCGAAAAAAGTTTATCTACTAGAAGATTGTACTTCTCCCGTCGTTGTTCCGGGTGTGGTGGATTACACAGAAGCAGCAGATACGGCGTTTGAACGATTTGCCGATGCAGGAATGAAAATAGTTAAATCTACCCAAGAAATCAGCTTTTTCTAA
- a CDS encoding HhoA/HhoB/HtrA family serine endopeptidase — MKLSKKQLAVYFSLVVGGGIFGGSAVLFASPFLLTQKRTFQELKNVTMGLPPETVVNNSFGKSIEATRGDSVNFIATAVQKTGPAVVRINATRKVANPISEAFKNPLLRRFFGEDEQPIPQERIERGTGSGFVLSTNGEILTNAHVVANTDTVQVTLKDGRTFEGKVMGVDPMTDVAVVKIPAKQLPTVTMGNSQNLIPGQWAIAIGNPLGLDNTVTIGIISATDRTSAQVGVPDKRVSFIQTDAAINPGNSGGPLLNDQGQVIGVNTAIRADAQGLGFAIPIETAARIAKELFTKGRVEHPFLGVEMVDLSPTKKKQINQENNLNIQQNTGVAIKGVLEKSPAQQAGLRPGDVIHKFNGKPVKTAAQVQKMVESSSVGDVLQIEVNRDGRIQTFKVQSGAYPKK, encoded by the coding sequence ATGAAATTATCGAAAAAACAACTGGCCGTTTATTTTTCATTAGTTGTGGGCGGCGGCATATTTGGCGGTAGTGCAGTGTTGTTTGCCAGTCCCTTTCTCCTGACACAGAAGCGCACGTTCCAGGAGTTAAAAAATGTGACGATGGGTTTGCCGCCAGAAACCGTAGTTAATAATTCTTTTGGAAAAAGTATCGAAGCAACTAGAGGTGATAGTGTCAATTTTATTGCCACCGCTGTCCAAAAAACCGGGCCAGCAGTAGTGCGAATTAATGCCACACGCAAAGTCGCAAATCCCATCTCAGAGGCTTTTAAAAATCCCCTCTTGCGTCGATTTTTTGGAGAAGATGAGCAACCTATTCCGCAAGAAAGGATTGAGCGCGGGACGGGATCGGGATTTGTTTTGAGCACAAATGGAGAAATTCTCACCAACGCTCATGTTGTCGCAAACACAGATACGGTACAAGTTACCCTCAAGGATGGCCGGACTTTTGAGGGAAAGGTGATGGGAGTCGATCCCATGACAGATGTGGCAGTAGTGAAAATTCCGGCTAAGCAATTGCCCACAGTGACAATGGGTAATTCACAAAATTTAATCCCAGGACAGTGGGCGATCGCGATTGGCAATCCTTTGGGCTTGGACAATACCGTCACTATCGGCATCATCAGTGCTACCGATCGTACTAGCGCTCAAGTTGGCGTACCAGATAAGCGAGTCAGCTTCATTCAAACTGACGCCGCTATTAACCCTGGTAACTCCGGGGGGCCTTTGTTAAATGACCAAGGCCAGGTAATTGGGGTAAATACTGCGATTCGTGCTGATGCTCAAGGGCTTGGTTTTGCGATTCCGATTGAAACTGCTGCCCGCATTGCTAAGGAACTTTTTACTAAAGGGCGTGTAGAACATCCCTTTTTAGGAGTTGAAATGGTAGACCTTTCTCCTACCAAAAAAAAGCAGATTAACCAAGAAAACAACCTCAACATTCAGCAAAATACTGGCGTTGCCATCAAGGGAGTCCTAGAAAAATCGCCAGCACAGCAGGCAGGACTGCGCCCTGGAGATGTGATTCACAAGTTTAACGGCAAACCAGTCAAAACTGCTGCCCAAGTACAGAAAATGGTGGAGTCCAGCAGCGTAGGTGATGTTTTGCAGATTGAAGTCAACCGCGATGGTAGAATTCAAACGTTTAAGGTGCAGTCAGGAGCTTATCCGAAAAAATAG
- a CDS encoding TMEM165/GDT1 family protein, with protein sequence MLTAFTAGLLLITFSELGDKTFFIAVILSMKHSRRLVFAGVIAALAAMTILSVVVGQAVSLLPKLYIYYAEVVLFIAFGLKLLYEGMKMLPTSACDTEVVEEAKDAVDKAEKQLAKQKTFWAIILETFVLTFMAEWGDRTQFATIALAAGNNPVGVTTGAILGHSICAAIAVIGGRMLGGKISERTLTLIGGFLFILFGIIAAVEGA encoded by the coding sequence GTGCTAACAGCTTTTACCGCAGGTTTATTACTAATTACATTTTCTGAATTAGGTGATAAAACTTTTTTTATCGCCGTGATTTTGTCGATGAAACACTCGCGGCGACTAGTATTTGCGGGTGTGATAGCTGCTTTAGCGGCAATGACAATACTTTCTGTAGTAGTAGGACAGGCAGTGTCTCTACTGCCCAAACTTTATATTTATTATGCCGAAGTTGTTTTGTTTATTGCCTTTGGTTTAAAGCTGTTGTATGAAGGTATGAAAATGCTGCCTACTTCTGCTTGCGATACAGAAGTTGTAGAAGAGGCAAAAGATGCTGTGGACAAAGCAGAAAAACAACTGGCAAAGCAAAAAACCTTTTGGGCGATTATACTAGAAACCTTTGTATTGACATTTATGGCGGAGTGGGGCGATCGCACGCAATTTGCCACCATTGCCTTAGCAGCTGGGAATAACCCAGTGGGAGTAACCACAGGTGCAATTTTGGGACACAGCATTTGTGCGGCGATCGCAGTTATCGGCGGCAGAATGTTAGGAGGAAAAATTTCTGAGCGAACACTCACATTGATTGGCGGATTCCTGTTTATCTTATTTGGTATTATTGCCGCCGTAGAGGGAGCGTAA
- the malQ gene encoding 4-alpha-glucanotransferase, producing the protein MPFPRTSGILLHPTSFPGRYGIGDLGLEAYQFVDFLARSGQQLWQILPLGPTGFGNSPYMCFSAMAGNPLLISPDVLKDNGLLSEDDLRDVPDFPLDRVDFERVIAWKMPLLRKTCENFKHKASTIQQKEFDGFCRGKASWLEDYALFMALLDTQEGTTWTDWPEELRQRKPEVLEQWRSRLSQEIFFHKFLQFEFFRQWSELKQYANDQKIQIIGDIPIYVAHNSADVWAHPENFKLDRETGEPTEVAGVPPDYFSATGQLWGNPIYDWKYLESTRFDWWVRRIREILAHADLIRIDHFRGLESYWSVPAGEETAVNGKWVKAPGYALFETIREELGSLPIIAEDLGYIDQPVLDLRDHFGFPGMKILHFAFGSDANNFYLPFNVVPNSVIYTGTHDNNTTIGWYHEDASDYERDRLQKYLGCNGPHGIAWDTIRLAMSSVAHQAIIPLQDVFNLGSDARMNTPSKADGNWGWRYRSEALTEEYSNRLREMAFIYGRYKG; encoded by the coding sequence ATGCCTTTTCCCAGAACCAGCGGCATTTTGCTACATCCAACCAGTTTTCCCGGTCGCTATGGTATCGGAGATTTGGGGTTGGAGGCTTATCAATTTGTTGATTTCCTCGCTCGTAGTGGCCAGCAGTTGTGGCAGATATTGCCTTTGGGACCAACAGGCTTTGGTAACTCGCCCTACATGTGTTTTTCCGCTATGGCAGGCAATCCCCTGCTGATTAGCCCTGATGTGCTCAAAGATAATGGCTTGTTGAGCGAAGATGATCTGCGTGATGTACCAGACTTCCCGTTAGATCGGGTGGACTTTGAGAGGGTGATTGCCTGGAAGATGCCCCTGTTGCGGAAAACCTGCGAAAACTTTAAACATAAGGCTAGTACAATTCAGCAGAAAGAATTTGATGGCTTCTGTCGAGGTAAGGCCAGCTGGCTGGAAGACTATGCGTTGTTTATGGCACTGCTGGATACTCAAGAAGGAACAACCTGGACTGACTGGCCTGAGGAGTTGCGTCAACGCAAGCCGGAGGTGTTAGAGCAATGGCGTAGTCGCTTATCACAGGAGATATTTTTTCACAAGTTCCTACAGTTTGAATTTTTTCGTCAGTGGTCAGAACTCAAACAATATGCCAACGACCAAAAAATTCAAATTATAGGCGATATTCCCATCTACGTTGCCCACAATAGTGCTGATGTTTGGGCACATCCAGAAAATTTTAAGCTAGATCGAGAAACAGGAGAACCAACGGAAGTAGCCGGGGTTCCACCGGATTATTTTTCGGCAACTGGTCAGCTTTGGGGAAATCCAATTTACGACTGGAAATATCTAGAATCTACTCGTTTTGATTGGTGGGTTAGGCGCATCCGTGAAATCCTTGCTCATGCAGATTTGATCCGTATCGATCACTTCCGAGGTTTAGAGTCTTATTGGTCAGTCCCGGCAGGGGAAGAGACAGCGGTGAATGGAAAATGGGTTAAGGCTCCAGGCTATGCTTTATTTGAAACAATTCGTGAAGAGTTAGGCAGCCTACCGATCATCGCTGAAGACCTAGGCTACATCGATCAGCCAGTATTGGATCTCAGGGATCATTTCGGGTTTCCCGGGATGAAGATTCTACACTTTGCCTTTGGCAGTGATGCCAACAATTTCTATTTGCCGTTTAATGTAGTTCCCAACAGCGTTATCTATACGGGAACCCACGATAATAACACCACGATTGGCTGGTATCATGAGGATGCCTCTGATTATGAACGCGATCGCTTGCAAAAATACCTTGGCTGTAATGGTCCCCACGGAATTGCCTGGGATACGATCCGACTGGCGATGAGTTCTGTTGCCCATCAGGCAATTATTCCCCTCCAAGATGTCTTCAATTTGGGGTCTGATGCTCGTATGAATACCCCTAGTAAGGCTGATGGCAATTGGGGTTGGCGCTATCGAAGTGAAGCCTTAACTGAAGAATACAGCAACCGTCTCAGAGAGATGGCATTTATTTATGGGCGTTATAAGGGGTAA
- a CDS encoding tetratricopeptide repeat protein, giving the protein MSVPRNRWLVKVVLVLALVAFVGVSMVPIIAAFNDTQQSSPNSASSRGNSSSSDQKSKLEDAARGYEQVLQREPENQTALRGLLEARLQLLRLGVGNIQGVIEPLEKLAQLNPEQTKYAVLLAQAKQQIGDKEGAAQAYRSVLETKPGNLDVLQGMVALLLDQNRPEAAIGLLQDTLAKAGQANKIEPGSVDTTAVQVMLGNVYTSQKRYPQALTAYEQAAKSAPNDFRPILAQAMVLKEQGKADEAKPLFDKAAALAPTQYKDEINKRAAESATPTAPSTPVPTP; this is encoded by the coding sequence GTGTCTGTGCCGCGTAATCGTTGGTTAGTCAAAGTAGTGTTAGTGCTGGCATTAGTGGCTTTTGTTGGGGTGTCTATGGTTCCCATCATAGCCGCATTTAATGATACGCAACAGTCCAGCCCAAACTCCGCTAGCAGCAGAGGAAATTCGTCTTCCTCAGATCAAAAATCAAAACTGGAAGATGCAGCTAGGGGTTACGAACAAGTTTTGCAGCGAGAGCCAGAAAATCAAACTGCGCTGCGAGGATTGTTAGAGGCTCGTTTGCAATTGTTGAGGTTAGGCGTAGGTAACATTCAAGGGGTAATAGAACCTCTAGAAAAGTTAGCCCAGCTGAATCCAGAACAAACTAAATATGCCGTGCTGCTAGCACAAGCAAAACAGCAAATAGGCGACAAGGAAGGCGCTGCTCAAGCTTATCGCTCTGTACTAGAAACTAAACCAGGGAACCTTGACGTTTTGCAGGGAATGGTTGCTCTCTTGCTAGATCAAAATCGTCCTGAAGCAGCAATTGGCTTGTTACAAGATACCCTTGCTAAGGCTGGTCAGGCAAATAAAATCGAACCTGGTAGCGTGGATACCACCGCCGTGCAGGTAATGTTGGGCAATGTTTACACCTCCCAAAAACGTTACCCGCAAGCTTTAACTGCATACGAACAGGCAGCAAAAAGCGCTCCCAATGATTTTCGCCCTATTTTGGCACAGGCGATGGTTTTAAAAGAGCAAGGAAAAGCTGATGAGGCCAAACCTTTATTTGACAAAGCAGCGGCCTTAGCACCAACTCAGTATAAAGACGAAATTAATAAAAGGGCAGCTGAGTCTGCCACTCCCACTGCTCCTTCTACGCCAGTACCCACTCCGTAA
- a CDS encoding DUF760 domain-containing protein, whose translation MVFDPDFLNDNFEEHPHQHLSDSFEENPNQLLKYLQHQSPEVLASVAQSVSPEIKQIISQNVQGLVGMLPAENFNVQITTDRDNLAGLLASAMMTGYFLRQMEQRMQLDHLANNH comes from the coding sequence ATGGTGTTTGATCCTGACTTTCTCAATGACAATTTTGAAGAACACCCTCATCAGCATCTGAGTGACAGCTTTGAGGAAAACCCCAATCAGTTACTCAAATATTTGCAGCATCAGTCTCCAGAAGTTTTGGCCAGCGTCGCTCAGTCCGTCAGCCCCGAAATTAAACAAATTATTTCGCAAAATGTCCAAGGGCTGGTTGGGATGCTGCCAGCTGAAAATTTCAATGTCCAAATTACAACAGATCGAGACAATCTCGCTGGTCTTTTAGCATCGGCAATGATGACTGGCTATTTCTTACGCCAGATGGAACAAAGGATGCAGTTAGATCATTTAGCTAACAATCATTAG
- a CDS encoding M23 family metallopeptidase has product MTVSDRLLFLSGFIFALGLVSTHPNPVLAQASNCPTPALERFQRHKVGRGETLESIAQRYNLAPKTIIDINPALKNGRVTVGSGILIPPYNGFIVQVARGETWRELAEKYKIRPDVLFELNGCQPASQLAFIPVANQSRDRGNLPTPSNSTSTPTNNPPKLSGYPLPTLAQVGFPYGWQLNPKNGEVFFHSGMDLLAAPGTPVNAIAPGKVVFAGEQGTYGNLVIVNHSDGLQSRYAQLDSIKVKVGQQVKQGDLLGTVGTTGQPTINQPHLHFEMRSSSSLGWVAKDPREHLKQ; this is encoded by the coding sequence ATGACTGTTAGCGATCGCCTATTATTTTTATCTGGCTTTATCTTTGCCCTAGGACTAGTATCCACACACCCCAATCCTGTACTGGCACAGGCATCTAACTGCCCAACTCCAGCCCTGGAACGCTTTCAGCGTCACAAAGTTGGTCGTGGCGAAACTTTGGAGAGCATCGCCCAGCGTTACAATCTAGCTCCAAAAACTATTATCGACATAAATCCAGCTTTAAAAAACGGTAGGGTGACTGTGGGTAGCGGCATCCTGATTCCTCCCTACAATGGCTTTATTGTGCAAGTGGCTCGCGGTGAAACTTGGCGAGAACTGGCAGAGAAATACAAAATTCGCCCTGATGTACTATTTGAGTTGAATGGTTGTCAACCAGCATCCCAATTAGCATTTATTCCGGTAGCAAATCAATCACGCGATCGCGGGAATTTGCCTACACCGTCTAATTCTACTTCTACTCCTACCAACAATCCTCCTAAATTATCTGGATATCCATTGCCAACTTTAGCACAAGTAGGGTTTCCTTATGGCTGGCAACTGAATCCCAAAAATGGTGAAGTTTTCTTTCACAGTGGTATGGATTTGCTAGCCGCCCCAGGAACACCTGTAAATGCGATCGCCCCAGGGAAAGTAGTTTTTGCAGGTGAGCAAGGTACTTACGGCAACTTGGTGATCGTTAATCACAGCGATGGCTTGCAAAGCCGTTACGCCCAGCTAGACAGTATCAAAGTAAAAGTTGGTCAACAAGTCAAACAAGGGGACTTGCTGGGAACTGTCGGTACTACTGGACAACCAACTATAAATCAGCCCCATTTACATTTTGAAATGCGTTCCAGTTCTTCCTTAGGTTGGGTTGCCAAAGATCCAAGAGAACATTTGAAGCAATGA
- the ispD gene encoding 2-C-methyl-D-erythritol 4-phosphate cytidylyltransferase, producing the protein MYLLIPAAGSGRRMGSNRNKLLLEVRSRPIIAWTLLAAQASRYISWIGIISQPIDWQEFQEIIADLQLSKPVELIKGGSTRQESVYNGLQALPATAEQVLIHDGARCLATPNLLDRCAEAIHNSPGLIAAVPVKDTIKVVDENGIIQSTPDRRQLWAAQTPQGFDVKLLKQCHAEGIRQAWEVTDDAALFEKCGYQVRIVEGEETNLKVTTPQDLAIAEFILRTRLGEE; encoded by the coding sequence GTGTATTTACTAATTCCAGCTGCCGGATCGGGACGAAGAATGGGGAGTAACCGCAATAAACTCCTTCTTGAGGTGCGATCGCGACCAATTATTGCTTGGACACTGTTAGCTGCACAAGCGTCACGCTACATTAGTTGGATTGGAATTATTTCCCAACCAATTGACTGGCAAGAATTCCAGGAGATTATCGCTGATTTGCAGCTAAGTAAACCCGTGGAATTAATTAAAGGTGGCTCTACCCGCCAAGAATCCGTTTACAACGGCTTACAGGCACTACCAGCCACTGCTGAGCAAGTCTTGATTCACGACGGAGCTAGATGCCTAGCTACACCCAATTTACTAGATAGATGTGCCGAAGCAATTCACAACAGCCCGGGTTTGATTGCTGCTGTGCCTGTCAAAGATACTATCAAAGTCGTAGATGAAAATGGCATAATTCAAAGTACACCCGACCGACGCCAACTCTGGGCGGCACAAACTCCCCAAGGTTTTGATGTTAAACTCCTAAAACAGTGTCACGCCGAAGGTATACGCCAGGCTTGGGAAGTGACTGACGATGCTGCTTTATTTGAAAAGTGCGGCTACCAAGTCCGAATTGTTGAAGGGGAGGAAACTAATTTGAAAGTGACCACTCCACAAGATTTAGCAATAGCAGAGTTTATCCTCAGAACTAGACTTGGTGAAGAGTAG
- a CDS encoding homocysteine biosynthesis protein produces the protein MRTIAEINEKISRKRAVVLTVEELKTRVAEVGVAKVAKEVDVITAGTFEPMESSGAILNLGHTDPPIKIRRCWLDGVPAYSGFGAVDLYLGASCAVEANDGEEVRERGGGHVIEDLIAGKPIHVRAQGQVTDCYPRATFETTITRDTINQFYLFNPRNLYQNFIVGVNGGDRPLFTYLGPLHPRLSNAVYSNPGAISPLLNDPDLELVGIGTRIFLGGGIGYVAWEGTQHFPLQKRLPNRTPIGPAATLALIGDAKQMDTRWVRGCYFKNYGPSLMLGVGVPLPVLSEEVVARCAVSDKELVAPIVDFSIPRRVRPTFGLVSYAQLKSGRIAIEGKTVRTAPVVSLFLSRQVAQELKQWIEAGTFSLTEPVAPITMERSFLPQDRWTEF, from the coding sequence ATGCGAACAATTGCGGAAATCAACGAAAAAATCAGCCGCAAACGTGCGGTGGTGTTAACTGTTGAAGAATTAAAAACCAGAGTTGCAGAAGTCGGTGTTGCAAAAGTTGCCAAGGAAGTAGATGTTATCACTGCTGGCACTTTTGAACCGATGGAATCTAGCGGTGCAATTCTTAACCTCGGACACACCGATCCTCCCATTAAAATTCGTCGTTGCTGGTTGGATGGTGTGCCTGCATATTCCGGCTTTGGGGCAGTGGATTTATACCTGGGCGCAAGTTGTGCCGTAGAAGCAAATGACGGAGAAGAAGTCCGGGAACGTGGCGGCGGTCATGTGATTGAAGATTTAATTGCAGGTAAACCAATACACGTACGCGCCCAAGGGCAAGTAACTGATTGTTACCCCAGGGCTACCTTTGAAACGACGATTACCCGCGATACTATTAATCAGTTTTATTTATTTAATCCCAGGAATCTTTATCAAAATTTTATTGTGGGGGTGAATGGAGGCGATCGCCCACTTTTTACCTATCTCGGGCCCTTACACCCACGTTTGAGCAATGCGGTTTACTCTAACCCTGGCGCTATTTCCCCTCTCCTTAACGACCCTGACTTGGAACTTGTGGGTATTGGTACGCGGATTTTCTTAGGTGGCGGGATTGGCTATGTGGCATGGGAAGGAACCCAGCATTTCCCCTTACAAAAGCGTTTGCCCAATCGTACGCCCATTGGCCCGGCTGCAACTTTAGCTTTAATCGGTGATGCCAAGCAAATGGATACTCGTTGGGTGCGGGGTTGTTACTTCAAAAATTACGGCCCTTCCCTGATGTTGGGTGTAGGCGTACCACTTCCCGTGTTAAGTGAGGAAGTAGTAGCCAGATGTGCAGTTAGCGACAAAGAATTGGTGGCACCAATCGTAGACTTTTCTATTCCTCGACGGGTGCGTCCTACCTTTGGCTTGGTGAGTTATGCCCAACTCAAATCCGGACGCATAGCCATCGAAGGCAAGACAGTGCGTACTGCACCCGTTGTGAGTCTATTTCTCTCCCGCCAAGTTGCCCAAGAGTTAAAACAGTGGATTGAAGCAGGTACATTTAGCCTCACCGAACCAGTTGCCCCCATCACGATGGAGAGGTCTTTTTTACCCCAAGACCGCTGGACGGAGTTCTAA
- the scpB gene encoding SMC-Scp complex subunit ScpB: MNAATKIEAILYLKGKPLSISEIAEYAACDRATAEEGIIELIDDYARRDSALEVVETPNGYCLQLRPDFQDLVQTLIPVELGVGALRTLAAIALNGPMLQSDLINLRGSGAYQHVQELVELGFVKKRRDNDSRSYSLQVTPKFHQYFQIEQLPSPFSSNQQQRQLELKLESVSEPE; encoded by the coding sequence ATGAATGCAGCTACTAAGATAGAAGCAATTCTTTACTTGAAGGGGAAACCCTTGTCAATCAGCGAAATTGCTGAGTATGCCGCGTGCGATCGCGCTACCGCTGAGGAAGGAATTATAGAGTTAATTGACGATTATGCCCGTCGGGATAGTGCCCTAGAGGTAGTAGAAACTCCAAATGGTTATTGTCTACAACTAAGGCCTGATTTTCAAGACTTAGTACAAACTCTCATACCAGTGGAATTAGGGGTAGGTGCGTTGCGGACTTTAGCAGCGATCGCCTTGAATGGCCCCATGCTGCAAAGCGACTTGATTAACCTACGTGGTTCAGGAGCATATCAACACGTTCAAGAACTAGTTGAACTGGGTTTTGTCAAGAAACGCCGAGATAATGATTCTCGCTCCTACTCGCTACAGGTAACACCCAAATTTCATCAGTATTTCCAAATCGAGCAACTTCCCTCGCCATTCTCTAGCAACCAACAGCAGCGACAACTAGAACTCAAACTAGAATCAGTATCAGAACCAGAATAG
- a CDS encoding CRR6 family NdhI maturation factor → MTITIALNSDSINALDLSPAATVIEQLLQEGAIASHEQQLRFEIDYPLEPGDPRELPEIPEVRLWFVRLDARYPWLPFLLDWKAGEFARYTAMLVPHQFSSKEGIQYNPEALEIFLMHKIFLLSDWLKQQSIPSRSRLQSMAQMLGYELEDAFFEMF, encoded by the coding sequence ATGACAATTACGATCGCTCTCAATTCAGACTCTATCAACGCCCTGGATCTTTCTCCAGCAGCAACAGTAATTGAGCAATTGCTGCAAGAAGGGGCGATCGCATCCCATGAACAGCAGTTGCGCTTTGAGATCGACTATCCCCTAGAACCTGGCGATCCGCGAGAACTCCCTGAAATTCCAGAAGTACGGTTGTGGTTTGTTCGCCTTGATGCTCGCTATCCTTGGTTGCCATTTTTACTAGATTGGAAAGCTGGTGAATTTGCCCGTTACACTGCCATGCTTGTACCACATCAGTTTAGTTCCAAAGAAGGTATTCAGTACAATCCCGAGGCTTTGGAAATCTTTTTGATGCATAAAATTTTTCTTCTGAGTGACTGGCTCAAACAACAGAGTATACCCAGTCGATCCCGTCTACAATCGATGGCTCAAATGCTAGGTTATGAATTAGAAGATGCTTTTTTTGAAATGTTTTAA
- a CDS encoding glycosyltransferase family 9 protein, whose product MRVVALVPGGIGDQILFFPTLDDLKRNYPSAQIDVVTEPRSKAAYRVSKSVNEVLAFDFKDRNSLADWANLVGIIRDREYDVAIASGQSRLMGLLLWLTGIPTRIGYKGKGAAFLTNRVPLKQGQYAACMYHDLLQGLGVKSPCPELAVNVPKPDIDWADKEQLRLGVKETGYILIHTGAGEISQNKGLDKIYPVENWQQIIQDCQHKQPDMPIVVIQEPNEEKFVRRLTLSNPDIKVSSPDDIGKLAAMIAGANLLLCTADSAAMHLAVAVQTYTIALFGPAEPAKLLPKSDKYLAIKSPTGKIADISPNTVLEKIWGG is encoded by the coding sequence ATGCGAGTAGTAGCCCTTGTCCCTGGCGGAATAGGCGACCAAATTCTATTCTTTCCGACACTAGATGACCTGAAGCGCAATTATCCTAGCGCTCAGATAGATGTTGTTACCGAACCCCGATCAAAGGCTGCTTACCGGGTAAGCAAGTCAGTTAATGAGGTACTGGCGTTTGATTTTAAAGACCGTAACAGTTTGGCTGATTGGGCAAATTTAGTAGGCATTATTCGCGATCGCGAATATGATGTCGCTATTGCTTCGGGGCAAAGCAGGTTAATGGGTCTTTTGCTATGGTTGACTGGAATCCCCACACGCATTGGATATAAAGGTAAAGGAGCAGCTTTTCTCACCAACCGCGTTCCCCTCAAGCAAGGACAATATGCTGCTTGTATGTACCATGACCTACTACAAGGATTGGGCGTAAAGTCCCCTTGTCCAGAGTTAGCTGTCAATGTACCAAAACCTGATATTGACTGGGCAGATAAAGAACAACTACGGTTGGGAGTCAAAGAAACTGGCTACATTTTGATTCACACTGGTGCAGGGGAGATATCCCAAAATAAAGGCCTGGATAAAATCTACCCTGTTGAGAATTGGCAGCAAATCATTCAAGACTGCCAGCATAAACAGCCAGATATGCCTATAGTAGTAATTCAAGAGCCAAACGAAGAAAAGTTTGTACGTAGACTCACGCTTTCTAATCCTGATATCAAGGTCAGTTCTCCGGATGATATTGGAAAGTTAGCGGCAATGATTGCTGGAGCAAATTTGCTACTTTGTACTGCCGATAGTGCAGCAATGCATCTTGCCGTCGCCGTACAAACTTATACCATTGCCTTATTTGGGCCCGCAGAACCAGCTAAATTATTGCCCAAGAGCGACAAATACCTTGCGATCAAATCTCCTACAGGCAAAATAGCAGATATTTCACCTAACACCGTTTTGGAGAAAATCTGGGGTGGCTAG